Proteins encoded together in one Sander lucioperca isolate FBNREF2018 chromosome 17, SLUC_FBN_1.2, whole genome shotgun sequence window:
- the LOC118493654 gene encoding GTPase IMAP family member 7-like: MNVSNTRRIVMLGKTGSGKSSLANTIFGEELFTIGHNSDSETSECKAKTKSVNGRSITLIDTPGFFDTKRSEEELKLEILKCITECAPGPHAFLIVLKVERFTEHEQAVITTINQHFSEEVLRYATVVFTHVLDNKYWKNNQQDEYKSNQFQVKELLNTIEKTIEVNKGSCCTNEMLQTVEDVIQLEVEAIRPSSGNMSEEEIREQTKGSVSEKLLIKLAGTATGIVLGALFGVGVSVGTVLIITKGLV, from the exons TGTCAAACACAAGGAGAATTGTGATGTTAGGAAAAACTGGATCTGGGAAAAGCAGCCTGGCTAACACCATATTTGGAGAGGAACTGTTCACAATCGGCCACAATAGCGACTCTGAAACAAGTGAATGTAAAGCAAAAACCAAATCTGTCAACGGAAGAAGCATCACTTTGATCGACACTCCTGGTTTCTTCGACACAAAGAGATCTGAGGAGGAGCTGAAGCTTGAGATACTAAAGTGTATCACAGAGTGTGCTCCTGGGCCTCATGCTTTTCTCATTGTGCTTAAAGTGGAGAGATTCACAGAGCATGAGCAGGCTGTCATCACAACAATAAACCAGCACTTTTCTGAAGAAGTTTTAAGATATGCCACAGTAGTCTTTACTCACGTCCTTGATAATAAATACTGGAAGAACAACCAGCAGGATGAATACAAAAGCAACCAGTTCCAG GTGAAGGAGCTACTTAACACAATAGAGAAGACGATTGAGGTAAACAAAGGAAGCTGCTGCACCAATGAGATGCTACAAACAGTGGAGGATGTAATACAACTAGAGGTGGAGGCCATTAGACCGTCATCAGGAAACATGTCAGAGGAAGAGATCAGAGAGCAGACTAAGGGCAGCGTATCTGAGAAGCTTTTGATCAAATTGGCAGGTACTGCAACAGGTATAGTGTTAGGAGCTCTTTTTGGTGTAGGAGTGAGTGTTGGAACAGTTCTCATAATTACAAAGGGGCTGGTATGA